The following coding sequences are from one Microbacterium sp. SSM24 window:
- a CDS encoding bacitracin resistance protein, with protein sequence MSDATTDAAASAPAGRRATPTGVVVAISVLFGLFYAYALWNALAFLIAQATGPLGLNAYGWFVLLLAVVFPLIAFAVAFAVGWRRAWWQFALVLFAGLCVVAVFWLNVVAYAAVYGASLLG encoded by the coding sequence ATGAGCGATGCGACCACGGATGCCGCGGCATCCGCCCCCGCCGGACGCCGGGCCACCCCCACCGGGGTCGTCGTGGCCATCTCGGTGCTCTTCGGCCTGTTCTACGCGTACGCGCTGTGGAACGCCCTCGCGTTCCTCATCGCGCAGGCGACCGGCCCGCTCGGCCTCAACGCCTACGGGTGGTTCGTGCTGCTGCTGGCCGTCGTGTTCCCCCTCATCGCCTTCGCCGTCGCCTTCGCGGTCGGCTGGCGCCGCGCGTGGTGGCAGTTCGCCCTGGTCCTCTTCGCGGGGCTGTGCGTCGTCGCGGTCTTCTGGCTCAACGTCGTCGCGTACGCGGCCGTGTACGGCGCATCGCTCCTCGGCTGA
- the ilvC gene encoding ketol-acid reductoisomerase: MAELFYDDDADLSLIQGKKVAIVGYGSQGHAHAQNLRDSGVEVVIALKEGSKSTQKAQDEGFEVKTVADAAAWADVIMILAPDQHQRGIYNNEIKPHLTTGKTLAFAHGFNIRFGYIQAPEGVDVILIAPKAPGHTVRREYVAGRGIPDIIAVEQDASGTAWDLAKSYAKAIGGTRAGVIKTTFTEETETDLFGEQAVLCGGVSQLVQYGFETLTEAGYQPQIAYFEVLHELKLIVDLMWEGGIAKQRWSVSDTAEYGDYVSGPRVIDPHVKENMQAVLADIQSGAFAERFIGDQDNGAVEFLALREKAAAHPIEEVGRDLRGLFAWKQQDADYTEGSAAR, from the coding sequence ATGGCTGAACTCTTCTACGACGACGACGCCGACCTGTCGCTCATCCAGGGCAAGAAGGTCGCGATCGTCGGTTACGGCTCGCAGGGCCACGCGCACGCGCAGAACCTGCGCGATTCTGGCGTCGAGGTCGTCATCGCGCTCAAGGAGGGCTCGAAGTCCACCCAGAAGGCACAGGACGAGGGCTTCGAGGTCAAGACCGTCGCCGACGCGGCCGCGTGGGCCGACGTGATCATGATCCTCGCGCCGGACCAGCACCAGCGCGGCATCTACAACAACGAGATCAAGCCGCACCTCACGACCGGCAAGACACTCGCGTTCGCGCACGGCTTCAACATCCGCTTCGGCTACATCCAGGCGCCCGAGGGCGTCGACGTGATCCTCATCGCGCCGAAGGCTCCGGGCCACACCGTCCGTCGCGAGTACGTCGCCGGCCGCGGCATCCCCGACATCATCGCCGTCGAGCAGGATGCCTCGGGCACCGCGTGGGACCTCGCGAAGTCGTACGCGAAGGCGATCGGCGGCACCCGCGCCGGCGTCATCAAGACGACCTTCACCGAAGAGACCGAGACCGACCTGTTCGGCGAGCAGGCCGTGCTGTGCGGCGGTGTGTCGCAGCTCGTCCAGTACGGGTTCGAGACGCTCACCGAGGCCGGATACCAGCCGCAGATCGCCTACTTCGAGGTGCTGCACGAGCTGAAGCTGATCGTCGACCTCATGTGGGAGGGCGGCATCGCCAAGCAGCGCTGGTCGGTCTCCGACACCGCCGAGTACGGCGACTACGTCTCGGGCCCCCGCGTGATCGACCCGCACGTCAAGGAGAACATGCAGGCCGTTCTCGCCGACATCCAGTCGGGTGCGTTCGCGGAGCGCTTCATCGGCGACCAGGACAACGGCGCGGTGGAGTTCCTCGCGCTGCGCGAGAAGGCCGCCGCCCACCCGATCGAAGAGGTCGGCCGTGACCTCCGCGGCCTGTTCGCGTGGAAGCAGCAGGACGCTGACTACACGGAAGGAAGCGCTGCGCGCTGA
- the ilvN gene encoding acetolactate synthase small subunit → MTTHVLSLLVEDKPGLLTRVAGLFARRGFNIESLAVGVTEVPGLSRITVVVDVDELPLEQVTKQLNKLVNVIKIVELDPVASVQREHVLIKVRADNQTRSNVLEVVNLFRASVVDYATDAIVVEVTGDKGKVEAFLRALEPFGIKELAQSGLLAIGRGGKSITERVLRG, encoded by the coding sequence ATGACCACTCACGTGCTGAGCCTCCTCGTCGAGGACAAGCCGGGCCTCCTGACCCGTGTCGCGGGCCTGTTCGCGCGCCGCGGCTTCAACATCGAATCGCTCGCGGTGGGGGTGACCGAGGTCCCCGGCCTCTCGCGCATCACCGTCGTCGTCGACGTCGACGAGCTTCCTCTCGAGCAGGTGACCAAGCAGCTCAACAAGCTCGTCAACGTCATCAAGATCGTGGAACTCGACCCCGTCGCATCCGTCCAGCGCGAGCACGTGCTGATCAAGGTGCGCGCAGACAACCAGACCCGCTCGAACGTGCTGGAGGTCGTGAACCTCTTCCGCGCGTCGGTCGTGGACTACGCCACCGACGCGATCGTCGTCGAGGTCACCGGCGACAAGGGCAAGGTCGAGGCCTTCCTGCGCGCCCTGGAGCCCTTCGGGATCAAGGAGCTCGCCCAGTCGGGCCTGCTCGCGATCGGCCGCGGCGGCAAGAGCATCACCGAACGCGTCCTGCGCGGCTGA
- a CDS encoding DNA polymerase III subunit gamma/tau translates to MPTGRDDEALSWGDDDPTLDVGSRAEDAVETAPSEPAAPAETVVLPEGYTAVGRGSESLSDDGAPRALDEQDDSDARDDDSPAMGNAELISLGVLGGFSVLYAVGWLIGGLRLQGTAEFLVAPLAYQVSLWLAVLAPLVWFATVLVLTRGRRLWVRFAWLVGGVVLLVPWPFIMVGAIGR, encoded by the coding sequence GTGCCGACCGGACGCGATGACGAGGCCCTGAGCTGGGGTGACGACGACCCGACGCTCGACGTCGGGTCACGTGCCGAGGACGCCGTCGAGACGGCGCCGTCGGAGCCCGCCGCGCCCGCCGAGACCGTCGTGCTTCCGGAGGGGTACACGGCGGTCGGCAGAGGCAGCGAGTCGCTGTCGGACGACGGTGCGCCCCGGGCGCTCGACGAGCAGGACGACTCCGATGCGCGGGACGACGATTCCCCGGCGATGGGCAACGCCGAGCTGATCTCGCTCGGCGTGCTCGGCGGCTTCTCGGTGCTCTACGCCGTCGGCTGGCTCATCGGAGGCCTGCGCCTGCAGGGCACGGCCGAGTTCCTCGTCGCCCCCCTCGCCTACCAGGTCAGCCTCTGGCTCGCCGTCCTCGCGCCCCTCGTGTGGTTCGCCACCGTCCTCGTCCTCACGCGCGGCCGGCGCCTGTGGGTGCGCTTCGCGTGGCTCGTCGGGGGAGTGGTGCTCCTCGTCCCGTGGCCGTTCATCATGGTGGGGGCGATCGGGCGATGA
- the serA gene encoding phosphoglycerate dehydrogenase, with product MTKPVVLIAEELSPATIDALGPDFDVRNVDGTDRPALLSALADAHAVLIRSATKIDAEAIQAAPLLKVVARAGVGLDNVDIKTATTAGVMVVNAPTSNIISAAELTVGHILSLARRIPAAHASLAQGQWKRSSYTGTELFEKTVGIIGLGRIGALIAARLQGFDMRVVAYDPYVTSARAQQLGVQLLSLDELLEQSDFVTIHMPKTPETTGMIGAEQFKIMKPSAFVVNVARGGLIDEAALHTALTAGEIAGAGLDVFTSEPPVEGGTARALLDLPNVVVTPHLGASTEEAQEKAGVSVARSVRLALGGELVPDAVNVAGGVIDPYVRPGIPLVEKLGQIFAALAHSPLTSLDVEVHGELNAYDVSVLKLAALKGVFTNIVSETVSYVNAPLLAEQRGVEVRLLVDDDSPEYRNLITLRGALSDGSQLSVSGTLTGTKQIEKLVGINGYAIELPIEKHHVVMVYTDRPGIVAVYGQKFGDAGINIAGMQIARREAGGQALSVLTVDSPVADELLDEVRADIRADLFRQIEITES from the coding sequence GTGACGAAGCCTGTCGTGCTGATCGCCGAAGAACTCTCTCCCGCCACGATCGACGCCCTCGGTCCCGACTTCGACGTGCGCAACGTCGACGGCACCGACCGTCCGGCCCTGCTGTCGGCACTCGCCGACGCCCACGCCGTCCTGATCCGGTCGGCCACGAAGATCGACGCGGAGGCGATCCAGGCGGCGCCGCTGCTGAAGGTGGTCGCGCGCGCCGGCGTCGGACTCGACAACGTCGACATCAAGACCGCGACGACGGCCGGCGTGATGGTCGTGAACGCGCCGACGTCGAACATCATCTCTGCGGCCGAGCTCACGGTCGGGCACATCCTGAGCCTCGCGCGCCGCATCCCGGCCGCTCACGCGTCGCTCGCGCAGGGCCAGTGGAAGCGCAGCTCGTACACCGGAACCGAGCTGTTCGAGAAGACGGTCGGCATCATCGGACTCGGCCGCATCGGCGCGCTCATCGCCGCCCGCCTGCAGGGCTTCGACATGCGCGTCGTCGCCTACGACCCGTACGTGACGAGCGCCCGCGCTCAGCAGCTCGGCGTGCAGCTGCTCAGCCTCGACGAGCTGCTCGAGCAGAGCGACTTCGTCACCATCCACATGCCCAAGACGCCCGAGACCACGGGCATGATCGGCGCCGAGCAGTTCAAGATCATGAAGCCCTCGGCGTTCGTGGTGAACGTCGCCCGCGGCGGACTCATCGACGAGGCGGCGCTCCACACCGCGCTCACCGCGGGAGAGATCGCCGGTGCCGGGCTCGACGTCTTCACGAGCGAGCCCCCCGTCGAGGGTGGCACGGCTCGCGCGCTCCTCGATCTGCCCAACGTCGTCGTCACGCCGCACCTCGGCGCGTCGACCGAGGAGGCCCAGGAGAAGGCCGGCGTCTCCGTCGCCCGCTCCGTGCGCCTCGCGCTCGGCGGCGAGCTCGTCCCCGACGCCGTCAACGTCGCCGGCGGTGTCATCGACCCGTACGTGCGCCCCGGGATCCCGCTGGTCGAGAAGCTCGGCCAGATCTTCGCCGCGCTCGCGCACTCCCCGCTCACGAGCCTCGACGTCGAGGTGCACGGCGAGCTGAACGCCTACGACGTGAGCGTGCTCAAGCTCGCCGCGCTCAAGGGCGTCTTCACGAACATCGTCAGCGAGACGGTGTCGTACGTGAACGCGCCCCTGCTCGCCGAGCAGCGCGGAGTCGAGGTGCGTCTCCTCGTCGACGACGACAGCCCCGAGTACCGCAACCTCATCACGCTGCGCGGTGCGCTGTCCGACGGCTCGCAGCTGTCGGTGTCGGGAACCCTCACGGGCACGAAGCAGATCGAGAAGCTGGTCGGCATCAACGGCTACGCCATCGAGCTGCCGATCGAGAAGCACCACGTCGTCATGGTCTACACCGATCGGCCGGGCATCGTCGCGGTCTACGGGCAGAAGTTCGGCGACGCCGGCATCAACATCGCGGGGATGCAGATCGCGCGCCGCGAGGCCGGCGGTCAGGCGCTGTCGGTGCTGACGGTCGATTCGCCGGTCGCCGACGAGCTCCTCGACGAGGTGCGCGCCGACATCCGGGCCGACCTGTTCCGGCAGATCGAGATCACCGAGTCCTGA